From a single Tautonia marina genomic region:
- a CDS encoding WD40 repeat domain-containing protein: MTTRTSRCLQLVPLLIMAWSATAASQGVIRVKAIDSDGEVLCNPSFSLKRMSGAGLGDASEPDPNDPGSHLVPVPPGVSDPVSLYVYPPSGQLVSFNNVMVQYLSPTAQQQIVIMMPRYSEIASTFGNTGYSLVARSLRVDPAMMAMTEDPNGPLSMWVDGAMQWITEGARIAENEPDPAGFDFPEYRALAAQYGRLRREATAKKLTGADDLVSLEYVRSAEPPDELFRTPKKLWKIFEDGAISSYTIRGSEIDPEFRARALPPRVNEVLTSLRLDPMCSEILGDRIAVPEGGGLTTIRDLSNPDLSPSRQVSLRPNESVLAESPDHHYMLIVNQGQGGAELLTYADEIEVKRTRLDTGEAAVLSAAFSPEGRWLATGTSTGKVQLWNLDQAEAVLDHQLQQNFASTLEFSDEGRTLVVGAGVGNSGSLAVFERTRTGWRFVSESPTEAPVVKTALSSDGKSIGATQWREWEPRFLAINPDGTVTERTRATEPGVPFFVGGLDPAVLLDEDGAPRIKAVEP; encoded by the coding sequence ATGACGACGAGAACTAGCCGCTGCCTGCAACTTGTTCCTCTGCTCATCATGGCCTGGTCGGCAACGGCGGCCTCCCAGGGGGTCATCCGGGTCAAGGCCATCGATTCCGACGGGGAGGTCTTGTGCAATCCCTCGTTTTCCCTGAAGCGGATGTCGGGAGCAGGGTTGGGCGACGCCTCTGAGCCCGATCCTAATGATCCGGGAAGCCACTTGGTTCCGGTGCCGCCAGGGGTGAGCGACCCCGTCAGCCTATACGTCTACCCGCCGAGTGGACAATTAGTCTCCTTCAACAACGTCATGGTCCAGTACCTCTCGCCGACTGCGCAACAACAGATTGTCATCATGATGCCCCGGTACAGCGAGATCGCCTCCACCTTCGGCAATACCGGATATTCGCTGGTCGCCCGGAGTCTCCGCGTCGACCCGGCCATGATGGCGATGACGGAAGACCCGAACGGCCCCCTGTCCATGTGGGTCGATGGGGCCATGCAATGGATCACCGAAGGGGCCAGAATCGCGGAGAACGAACCGGACCCCGCCGGGTTCGACTTCCCGGAATACCGCGCTCTGGCCGCCCAGTACGGCCGACTCCGCCGGGAAGCCACCGCCAAGAAACTCACCGGCGCCGATGACCTCGTCTCGCTCGAATACGTCAGGTCTGCCGAACCCCCAGACGAATTGTTTCGCACACCGAAAAAGCTGTGGAAGATCTTTGAGGATGGGGCGATCTCGTCCTACACCATCCGGGGCTCAGAAATTGATCCGGAATTCCGGGCGCGTGCCCTGCCGCCTCGCGTCAACGAGGTTCTCACCTCGCTGCGTCTGGATCCCATGTGCTCCGAGATCCTCGGCGATCGGATCGCGGTTCCTGAAGGAGGGGGATTAACCACCATTCGAGACCTGAGCAACCCGGACCTGTCCCCGAGCCGCCAGGTCTCGCTCAGACCGAACGAATCGGTCCTGGCCGAGTCTCCAGATCACCACTACATGCTGATCGTGAATCAAGGTCAGGGCGGCGCGGAGCTTCTCACCTATGCCGATGAAATTGAGGTGAAGCGAACCCGATTGGACACGGGAGAGGCCGCGGTTCTCTCCGCCGCCTTCTCGCCCGAGGGCCGGTGGCTTGCCACAGGAACCTCGACCGGCAAGGTTCAGCTCTGGAACCTGGACCAGGCCGAAGCGGTCCTCGACCACCAACTCCAGCAGAATTTCGCCTCGACCCTCGAATTCTCCGACGAGGGTCGCACCCTGGTCGTGGGGGCGGGGGTGGGGAATTCCGGATCGCTGGCCGTCTTCGAGCGAACGCGAACCGGGTGGAGGTTCGTGTCGGAGTCACCCACCGAGGCTCCCGTGGTCAAAACCGCTCTCTCCTCCGACGGGAAATCGATCGGCGCAACGCAATGGAGGGAGTGGGAACCCCGATTCCTGGCCATCAACCCCGATGGGACTGTCACCGAGCGCACCCGAGCCACCGAACCCGGTGTGCCCTTCTTCGTCGGCGGCCTCGACCCCGCCGTCCTTTTAGATGAGGATGGCGCCCCCAGAATCAAGGCGGTCGAACCCTGA
- a CDS encoding trypsin-like peptidase domain-containing protein, with translation MRLDPDHFKALHDAVVDAFSPDELEQFLRREMGDDLDRISSKLKAHGAVSFDVIRYYENRDRVTEFISKAGIQRSDNAAIRKAVAPIPMPDQATATREKLVQAHLTFQHFGPWLSSLSSMARAVGRLEVANASDAATGLLVGSDLLLTNFHVIEDLMQGDDRPGPSDSARDRFILDDFLSPDDGLPFQTQRIVSLAANDTWHVRSSPPEKLDFALVRLAERVGDELIQQGSRQIKRDPLKPAGPSRPPVNGEPILVLQYPRGERLKIALGSITNIDATRGLIEHSANTEPGSSGAPILTSDLKLLGLHWGHERRDNCASLMSAITQSMGGSIPE, from the coding sequence ATGAGGCTCGATCCCGACCACTTCAAGGCGCTCCACGACGCGGTCGTCGACGCCTTCTCGCCGGACGAACTGGAGCAGTTCCTGCGCCGAGAGATGGGCGATGATCTCGATCGGATCAGCAGCAAGCTCAAGGCCCACGGCGCGGTCTCCTTCGATGTCATTCGCTACTACGAGAACCGCGACCGTGTCACCGAGTTCATCTCGAAGGCCGGCATCCAGCGGTCGGACAACGCCGCGATTCGAAAGGCGGTCGCACCGATCCCGATGCCGGACCAGGCCACGGCGACTCGGGAAAAGCTCGTCCAGGCTCACCTGACCTTCCAGCACTTCGGCCCGTGGCTCAGCAGCCTCTCCAGCATGGCTCGGGCCGTGGGACGCCTGGAGGTGGCGAATGCCTCCGACGCCGCCACCGGACTCCTCGTCGGCTCGGACCTTCTCCTCACGAACTTCCACGTCATCGAAGATTTGATGCAGGGGGACGATCGCCCGGGACCTTCCGATTCGGCCCGAGATCGCTTCATCCTCGATGATTTCCTTTCTCCCGACGATGGTCTGCCGTTCCAAACCCAGCGCATCGTGTCGCTCGCCGCCAACGATACCTGGCATGTTCGATCGTCGCCGCCGGAGAAGCTTGACTTCGCACTCGTCCGGCTGGCCGAGCGGGTCGGCGACGAACTGATCCAGCAAGGATCCCGTCAGATCAAGCGCGATCCCCTGAAACCCGCCGGCCCGAGCCGCCCCCCGGTCAACGGCGAACCGATTCTCGTGCTCCAGTATCCCCGCGGTGAGCGATTGAAAATCGCCCTCGGCTCCATCACCAACATCGACGCCACTCGGGGGCTGATCGAGCATTCCGCCAACACCGAACCCGGCTCCTCGGGCGCCCCCATCCTGACCAGCGACCTCAAGCTCCTTGGCCTTCACTGGGGCCACGAGCGGCGCGACAACTGCGCGAGCCTGATGTCGGCCATCACTCAATCAATGGGGGGATCAATCCCAGAATAA